A window of Pectobacterium carotovorum genomic DNA:
GCCGCTGCCAGAAGTAATCGGCGTTACAGATAAAATCTCAAACAAATAACAATGACGAAAATTCTTTTTAAGGGAAAAAAGCATGCGGCGCATTTTGTTGATAAGAATAGATTTTCTGGGTGACATGGTATGTACCACAGCGTTGATTCACTCTTTGAAAAGAAAATGGCCAACTGCCGACATTCATGTATTGGCGAATAAGTATAATTCATACGCGCTTGAAGATAATCCAGACGTAAAAGAAGTGCATCGTTACGTTTACAGCAAAAGCCGAGAGAGAAATAATCGTAGTGGTTTAATCAGTTCATTAATCGATAAGTTTCTTTTGATTATGCATTTAAAACGTTTGGATTTTGATTTGCTGATTATTCCTAATGGTGGGATGAATAAGAATGCAATTCAGTTCGCCAGATGGATGAATATTCCTGATAAACGTTGGCACACGGCCGAGACAGAGTTTGACGATCGCAAGATCGAACATGTTGCTAATCGGCCAATAAAACATGAAGTATTAGCGGGGTATGACTTAGTGCCAGAGCTTGGTGTGACGAGCACAGATGATTTACGTCTTTATGTTTATCCTTCTCTGGGATTAAAAAATAAATGGTCAGAAACGTTAGAAAATAACGGTAAAGCGAATATCGGATTTTTTATATCAAATAAAGCACATGAGCGCCGTTGGCCGTGGGGAAATTGGTATTCGCTCGCTAAGTTACTTGGCAATGATTTCAATATTATTATTTTCTCTAATCCTGGCGAGAGGCCGGAACAAGATGCGCTTAATGGCATTACGGTTCAGTGTATCGATACTGAAACAGTGCCTGATCTTATCGCAGCGATGAGCCGATTAGATCTGGTTGTTTCGGCTGATAGTGCACCCGTTCACCTTGGTGCGGCATTGCAGATACCGGTTGTCGGTCTATTCGAAGCAAGACCAGAGAAATATTTGCGTTGGTATCCGATTGGTGTCAATCACGTCTTGCTGCATTCAGGCAAATGCATCGACAGCATTAGTGTGGCTGATGTCAAAGAGGCCGTCATTTCTCTTATCCCGTAAACGGATTATCAGCGGAGCTTTTCCATTAAGGCACTAACGATGGCATCGGGCAAGAAATGCGATACGTCACCGCCGTGGCGAGCCACTTCCTTAACCAAAGAAGATGAAATAAACGACCACTCTTCTGATGGCATCAGAAAAACGCTTTCGAGCGTAGGCATCAAGTGGTGGTTCATCTTTGCGAGTTGGAGTTCATATTCAAAATCGGCAACGGCTCGCAAACCACGCACAAGAATATTGGCTTTTTGCTGTTGTGCGAAGTGCACCATAAGATCGCTGAAACCGACTACTTCGACGTTCGATAAATGCTGTGTCGCACCTTTTGCCAGCCCCACGCGTTCATCCAGAGTGAAAAGCGTACGCTTACTCGGGCTGGCAGCGATGGCCAGCACCACATGGTCGAACAGGCGTGATGCACGTGTCAGCAGATCCAAATGACCATTGGTTAATGGATCGAACGTTCCAGGATAAATCGCTTTGGTTGTCATCACGTCAGCCCTTCATTCACTGTCTGGGTAGCTACTGCTTTACTGTGTCCGCTGGGGCAAATAAGGTTCCAGTAGCGTAAGCAGCATCTGTAGTGCGCCCTGGTTTTGGTGTAACACTTCCACGGCGTGTCGACCATAGTAAAGACGATAGTCTTCGTCAGCGAGCAGTTTCCCGACTTCTTTTCCAAGTGAGTCTGCATCGGTCACGGTGATCAGTCCGTCGGCCTGATCGAGTTTGTTGCAGATGTCTTTGAAATTGAACGTGTGTGGCCCCATCAATACCGGAATAGCATGCGCTGCCGCTTCTAGCGGATTATGTCCGCCTCGTTCAACTAAGCTTCCACCGACAAAAGCCAGATCGGCGATGCCGTATAACAGCATCAGCTCGCCCATAGTGTCCCCAATGACGACCTGCGTGTTTGCAGGAGGCTGTTCGCCACTGCTGCGCAGCGTGTAGGTGAATCCCAGATTCTCTGTCAGCGCCTGCGTGGTGGAGAAACGTTCTGGGTGGCGAGGCACAAGAATGAGTAGTAAGTCAGGGTAGGTGGCAAGCAGCTGTCGGTGAGCGGCTAGAACGATCGCTTCTTCACCTTCGTGCGTACTGGTGGCTATCCATACTGGACGGTGTGGCGCCCATTGTCGACGTAATGTAATCGCTCGTGCTGCCAGTTCCGGCGTCACGGAGATATCAAATTTGAGGCTGCCAGTGACTTTCAGGCTGGAGCGCTTCAGACCAAGCTCGATAAATCGATTCCCATCTTCCT
This region includes:
- a CDS encoding glycosyltransferase family 9 protein — encoded protein: MRRILLIRIDFLGDMVCTTALIHSLKRKWPTADIHVLANKYNSYALEDNPDVKEVHRYVYSKSRERNNRSGLISSLIDKFLLIMHLKRLDFDLLIIPNGGMNKNAIQFARWMNIPDKRWHTAETEFDDRKIEHVANRPIKHEVLAGYDLVPELGVTSTDDLRLYVYPSLGLKNKWSETLENNGKANIGFFISNKAHERRWPWGNWYSLAKLLGNDFNIIIFSNPGERPEQDALNGITVQCIDTETVPDLIAAMSRLDLVVSADSAPVHLGAALQIPVVGLFEARPEKYLRWYPIGVNHVLLHSGKCIDSISVADVKEAVISLIP
- the waaA gene encoding lipid IV(A) 3-deoxy-D-manno-octulosonic acid transferase, with the protein product MLQTLYTIILYLIQPLIWLRLWLRGRKAPAYRRRWGERYGFCAEKVKPDGIMLHSVSVGETLAAIPLVRALRHRYPNLPITVTTMTPTGSERVRSAFGDTVYHVYLPYDLPSALKRFFDQVRPKIVIIMETELWPNLIAELHKRDIPLVIANARLSERSAAGYKKIGKLMRHILQRITLVAAQNQEDGNRFIELGLKRSSLKVTGSLKFDISVTPELAARAITLRRQWAPHRPVWIATSTHEGEEAIVLAAHRQLLATYPDLLLILVPRHPERFSTTQALTENLGFTYTLRSSGEQPPANTQVVIGDTMGELMLLYGIADLAFVGGSLVERGGHNPLEAAAHAIPVLMGPHTFNFKDICNKLDQADGLITVTDADSLGKEVGKLLADEDYRLYYGRHAVEVLHQNQGALQMLLTLLEPYLPQRTQ
- the coaD gene encoding pantetheine-phosphate adenylyltransferase, with protein sequence MTTKAIYPGTFDPLTNGHLDLLTRASRLFDHVVLAIAASPSKRTLFTLDERVGLAKGATQHLSNVEVVGFSDLMVHFAQQQKANILVRGLRAVADFEYELQLAKMNHHLMPTLESVFLMPSEEWSFISSSLVKEVARHGGDVSHFLPDAIVSALMEKLR